The window GTATATTAAAATGAAGGAAGAGGAAGATTCGGAATTACATGGGGTGGTGGGGAAAGTGATACGGTATATCAATGATCACATAGAGGAAGAACTCAATGTGGAGGAGATTTCCAGGAAATACCATGTCAGCGACAGATATATCCGAAAGTACTGCAATAAATATCTTGGCATGAATTGCACAACATATATCACCATGCTCCGCATAGCAAAGGCCAAAGAACTGCTTTGGAACAGCAGTAAAAGTATTACTGACATAGCCATGCAGACGGGATTTAGCAGTTCCCAGTATTTCAGCCGTGTATTTCGCAAATATGCCGGTATGACACCGGCTGATTACAGAGAAATGTGGAGAGGAAAAATTGCGGATGAATTTTAAAAGGAATGTTTTTGTCACAGGCCTTCAATTGGGAGAAGGGTGTATATGGGATCAAGAATGCGGCGGCGCTTATTAGAATCTTTTATTTGTGACTACAGCCCGGAAAGAAAAAGACAAGGGAGAATCGATCATGGTACATTCTCCCTTGTTTTTTTGTGTAAAGTTATTATCAATCAGTTCCGAAAAATACACAAAAAATCATATAAAGTTCCTGTGAGTTAAAGAGAATCATTGGAATCATTGATATAATGTCTATAGAAAATTGAAAAACATGAAATTATTTTATTTGATTTGTATAACACATGACTTGCTTAAGGAACTTAACAGAAATAAGTGCTGATCATGAAACGGTCATAATGGTTTGACATTGGGTGAGGAGAAAATACACATGGGCCATGTACTTGAGTTTAAAAATATTTCAAAATATTTTCCAGGTGTGAAGGCACTGGATCAGATATGCTTCCAATCATTTGGGGGAGAGGTTCTGGCATTCCTGGGAGAAAACGGAGCTGGAAAATCCACATTGTTAAAGGTGTTAAATGGAGATTATCAGCCAACAGAGGGAGAGTACCTGCTTGACGGGGTCCAGAAGCATTTTAACACGCCTCATGAAGCAATTCAGGAGGGAATCAGTGTCATTTATCAGGAAAGGCAGATATTGCTGGAGTTAAGTGTATCAGAGAATATTTTTCTGGGAAGAATGCCGGCCAACCGGCTGGGGGTGATTGATACAGCCAAAGCCAATAAAATGACACAAAAAATCATTGATGAATTTGGTTTGCCGATTGCCCCCGCTGCTAAGGTAAAGGATTTAAGCATTGCCTATCAGCAGATGGTTGAAATCATGAAGGCTTACAGCAGAGAAAATTTGAAGGTCATTTGTTTTGATGAGCCAACAGCCAGTTTAAGTGATTCTGAAATTGAGAGCCTGTTTCGTATCATAGAAAAGCTAAAAGAGCAAGGAAAAATTATTATTTATGTTTCTCATCGAATGAGTGAAATACAGCGGATTGCGGATAAGGTGGCAATTTTCAAGGATGGCCGGTATGTGGACACGGTAATAACCAAAGAAATTGAGGAAAAAAAGCTGATCAAGATGATGGTCGGCCGTGACCTGGGTGATATTTTCAAAAGTCTGGACAGGAATAAGCAAATAGGGGATGTTCTTTTAGAAATAAAAGATGTTTCCTCCGATTATGTGAAAAAGGCTTCCTTTACTTTGCGAAAAGGTGAGGTACTGGGGTTTTCCGGATTAGTTGGGGCCGGCAGGACAGAATTAATGCGGGCGATTATAGGGGCAGATAAGCTTCGGACCGGAGAAATTTATCTGGAAGGAAAGAAGATTACCAACCATTCCCCAAAGGAGGCGGTAGAAAACGGAATTGTTCTTGTGCCGGAAGACCGTAAACTGCAAGGGATCTTATCCAACTTAAGTGTTTCAGGCAATGTGAATATATCCTTATTGGATAAAAATTCTAACAGGTTCGGTGTAATTGATACAAAGAAAGAGAAAGAAAAAGTAGAAAAAAGCATAAAGGATTTTCGGATAAAGACTCCTTCACCGGATAAGAAAATTGTGGAATTATCCGGGGGTAATCAGCAAAAATGCATTGTTGCCAGGTGGATTGTAACAAATCCCAAAGTACTGATCCTGGATGAGCCCACCAAAGGAATTGACGTAGGGGCAAAGTCTGAATTCTATCATATGATCTGTGAATTCGCAAAGCAAGGGTTTGGAGTTATCTTAATATCCTCAGAATTACCCGAAGTAATTGGTCTTTCCGATCGGATTATTGTAATGAAATCCTTGCGGATATCAGGAGAAGTCAGTCGGGAAGAAGCAACGGAAGATGAATTATTAAGATTGGGAATGATAGGAGAATAAGATAATGAACAAAAATGAGAGAAAGATAAAACAGATGAAAGATGGCGCTGCAAAACGGATTATGAATGGAATCGGAGAGGATAAATTAGTTTTGTCTGCTGCGATCGTTGTAGTATTTATACTGTTTACATCCTTAAACCCCAATTTTTTAAGCATGCAGAACATGATTAATCTATTGGTTGCCGCCTCACTGGTTGGGATGGTAGCGGTCGGTCATACCTATCTGATTATTGCAGGGCAGAATGATTTGTCTCCAGGCTCCCTGGCAGCTTTTTCCGGGGTTGTTGTGGCCTTATTGCTGAACTGGGGTATGCCGCTGCCCGTTGCAATTTTGCTCACCTTATGCAGCGGGGCTGCAGTGGGACTGTTCAATGCCTGGATGGTGAATAAAATCAAGCTGGAGGCGTTTATCGCCACCCTGGTGACCCAGGCAATTGTGAGAGGGTTTGCCTATATCATCTGCAATGGAAAGCCGGTTGCTATAAGCAACAAATCCTTTATCCTTTTAGGAAAACTGAGAATCCTCAATATTCCGCTGGCAGTCTGGTGTATGATCCTTTCTTTTGTAATTTTTGGGTTCATTCTATCAAAAACAAGATTCGGACGCAGCATTTATGCAATTGGCGGCAGCACGGAAGCAGCAAGATTGGCAGGATTAAATCCACAGAGAATGAATACTCTTTGCTTTATTATTATCGGTTTGCTTACATCTTTAGGAGGAATCATATTTTCCGCAAGAATGAATTCAGGCCAGCCGTCAGCCAATATCAACCTGGAGTTTGATGCCATAACGGCTGTTATATTAGGCGGAGTCTCTTTTTTAGGCGGTGTGGGCAGTATGGGCGGGACCGTGTTGGGAGTCATTTTGATTCAGGCATTTAATACAGGACTTATTATGGTTAATGTGCCCAGTTTCTGGCAGTATGTAGCCCGTGGAGCTTTATTGCTGTTTGCTTTGGCATCGGATTACATCAGAAAGGAACGGCGGGAAAAGGAGTTATTAGCGGCAAGCATGAAAAGTGCATCATAGAAACACCCGGTATAATACCAGGAGTATGGATACATACAGGCTTCGGTAACATTTCACATGAGAATGTGGATGGATATAAAATTCTTAGAGGAGGAATAAAAGATGAAAAAAAAGCTGTTAAGTGTATTGTTATGTGCGGCCATAGCAGGGGCAATGTTAGTTGGATGCAGCACAGGGGAGACAACGCAGACGGAAACAGGCGGAGAAAAAAAGACTCAGGAGGAAGAAAAATTAGTTGTTTATGGTATTTATAAAGCAGGAGATCAGACCTGGTTTATTGATGAAGGGGAAGCTGCAAAAAAAGCAGTGGAAGCGGCCGGCGGAGAGTTTATCTATGTTGATGCTAAAATGAATCCAGAAGAATATTTAAAGGCCATTGATAACGCAATTGCAAACAATGCTTCCGGTATTGTAACCTGCATCCCGGATCAAACCATGTCCCAGGCAGTCATAGACAAGGTACAGGCAGCAGGCATTCCAATTGTTGCCGCAGATGATGCCCTTCAGGATGCTGCCGGTGAAAAACTTGCTCCATGGGTTGGAATCAATGCTTATAAAATTGGTGAAGCAAATGGAGAATGGCTGGGGAAATACGTAAAGGATAATAATCTTTCTTCCGATGGGGAAGCCGGACTTCTGATTATGACTATGGATACTGTATCCAGTTGCGTGCCCAGAGCAGAAGGCGAACTGGATAAATTCACAGAATTAGTTCCGGATTTTAATACCGGTAATATTTTCAAAGCGGATTACGATGGAACCACTGATAAAGGGAATACGGCCGCCGCCGCCGTCATTACTGCGAATCCACAGATTAAAAAGTGGATTGTAACAGGTGCAAATGAGGAAGGCTGTATTGGTGCGGCACGTGCACTGGAAAGCGCCGGGCTTGATGGGGAGGCATGCGTAGTAGGGCTTGGCGCCTATATGTCCAAAGACGAATGGAATAATAAGGGAGCGGAAGGAACCTGTGTAAAAGCTTCCGCATATTTCTCGGCCGAATCAGTAGGTGCAGGATCCGTTAAGGTACTGTTGGACCTTATAAATGGAAAAGAGGTAGAAAAGGAGATTGCGGTAGATGCAATTGTTGTTACTCCGGAAACCTATAAAGAGGTTATGGGAAGCTATGCAGAATAGAAGGTCCTGGTAAGATCCCCGAAGCGATGAAAACTTTATTAACCTAAAATTAAAAGTATATGGAAGTATGTCTGTACGGCATATACTCTGATTGAGCATGATTAAAAACCTTTTATTCCTTATATAGGCAAAATACTGGAGAATAGTATTGAACAGTCAAGTATATCTTTGCTATAATAAGAACAGCAGAATAAAAAGTGAGAGTGATTTCTTTGAATAAATATTATGATATATACTTGGACTTAGTAAAGGATATAAAAGAAAAGAAATATTTGCCGGGAGATTTTTTACCTGTTGAGATGAAGTTGGTTGAAAAATATCATGTTTCCAGAGAAACGGTGAGAAAGGCTCAGGCACTTTTGATGGAAAATGGCCTTATTCAGAAAAAGCAGGGCCGCGGGGCTATCGTTCTTGATATTAATAAACTTAAATTCGCCGGCTCTGGTCTGGTCAGTTTTAATGAAATGCAAAAAAAGCAGCATTTAAAAAGTGAAACAGCCATTTTGAAAAATAAAAGAGAAAGAATTTCAGGAGAATTAGCTAAGAAGCTTGATTTAAGTAAAAGAACGGAAGTGCTTTCTCTTGAGAGACTGAGAAAAATAAATGGAGAAGCAATTATCTTAGATAAGGATTACTTAATAGCTGAAATTATTCCTGAGATTCCATCATCAGCGGCACAGCTTTCTATCTACAATTATATTGAACATGATCTGGGTCTGAATATTGGGTATGCCAACAAAGAAATTACCATTGAACCTGTGACAGAGGAAGATAAAATACTGCTGGATATTCATAATGACACGCATGTGGCGGTTATTAGAAGTGAAGTTTATTTAGAAGATACGAGATTTTTTCAATACCATGAAGCAAGGCAGCGTGTGGATACATTTCGGTTTGTTGATTTCGCAAGAAGAAAAAATTTAATAGATTTTTAAATGAAATGAGGCTATGAAAAAACAATTAATTTTTCATAGCCTCATTTCATATGTTAAGTATAAAATTATTCCTCTTGTAATTGCTTTTCAAAAATTTTCATTTTAGAAAATACAAGAGTAAGAACAACCGTGATCGCAATGGAAGTTCCCATTGCCAGGAAATATACGCCCCAATATTCCGTAAAGACAGAAAGGAAGGCAGGTAATCCGGAAATTCCAATTGATCCGGCTTTAACACCTGCAAATGAAACAATTCCTCCTGCAACTCCGGCACCAATCATTGAAGCAATAAATGGGAAACGGTAACGTAAATTCACCCCGAAAATAGCAGGTTCTGTAATTCCCAACCATGCAGAAATAGCGGCTGATACTGCAACGCCTTTCATTTTTTTGTTTTTACAGATGAAGAATATTGCCAAAGCTGCGGCACCCTGTCCGAGACTTGCCATTACCTGGATTGGCCAAAGTGTTGCATAACCAAGAGCCCCAATCATTTGTAAATTAACTCCTAAGAATAAATGATGCATTCCGGTAACAACAAGGGGAGATACGATAGCTCCGAATATTACTCCGGCTATTACAGGAGAAATATCAAATAAACCGACAACTCCGTTTGTGATTAAGTTTGCAAACCACATTGTTACAGGTCCAATAATTGTAAAAGTAAAGAATCCGGTGATTAACAGTGTCAAAGGAGCAACAAAAATCAGCTGGACCATATCCGGTATTCTCTTGGATAAAAACTGCTCAGTTTTTGCTAAAAGGAAAGATGAGAATAAAATAGGTATAACCTGCCCTTGATATCCGATTTTCGCAATGTTCAGCCCTAAGATATTCCAATACTGAACCTCCTCAGGTGTCCTTGCATATTGTGCACCTGGCATCAATGCGGGATTTATTAAGATAAGTCCAAGTACAATACCTAAAACCGGATTTCCGCCAAACTTTTTAACTGCTGACCAGCCAACTAATGCAGGTAAAAATGAAAATGATGTGCTGGCGATGACGTTTATCATATTAGAAATGCCGGCCCAGCCAGGATGAACTTCTAAAACGGGCTGTTCATAAAAGATTCCCGGATTGGCAAGAAGATTGTTCAATCCCATCAATATGCCGGCGGCAACAATGGCTGGTAAAATCGGGATGAAGATATCAGCAAGGACCTTTACACCTCTTTGAACAGGATGTAACTTTTTATTGCTTTCCTGTTTTACTTCTTCCTTACTGGCTTCCTTTAACCCTGTTTCCTTGATAAGCGCAGCATATGCTTTGTTAACCAATCCCGGCCCGACAATGACTTGAAATTGTCCATTGGCTGAAAAGCTGCCTTTTACAATTTCTATTTTTTCCAATTCTTTTGTATCAACCGCTTTTTCATCTTTTAAAATAAATCTTAACCGGGTGACACAATGCGTTGCGGATGTTATATTGGGAAGTCCGCCGACAGCATTTATAATTTGTTTGACCTGCTCGTTTAAATCCATAGAAACTACCTCCTCCTTAATCGTATGCCCTTTTAAATTTGACTAGACAAATTATAAATATAATTTAACATGATTGAATCATGCATGTCAAGGTATACTTTAAAAAAACATGTATTTATCTGTACTTTATTTGATTGTTTTCTTCTTCTCATAAAAGTATTGCATTTTTTATGAATAGTGAATATAATTACTATGTAACATTTGTCTAGTCAAATTTCGAGCAAATGCCTTTGAGAATAAAAATGTTTCAGTTTCAGCAAAGAAAAAAGATAGTGGAGGAGATTACAATGAGACCAAATATTCTGTTGATGATTTCTCATGACAGCGGAAGGAAATTTAGCAGCTACGGATATAAAGTAGATACTCCTGCGATTCAGCAGATGTCAGAAGAGGGGATTCAATT of the Lacrimispora indolis DSM 755 genome contains:
- a CDS encoding substrate-binding domain-containing protein → MKKKLLSVLLCAAIAGAMLVGCSTGETTQTETGGEKKTQEEEKLVVYGIYKAGDQTWFIDEGEAAKKAVEAAGGEFIYVDAKMNPEEYLKAIDNAIANNASGIVTCIPDQTMSQAVIDKVQAAGIPIVAADDALQDAAGEKLAPWVGINAYKIGEANGEWLGKYVKDNNLSSDGEAGLLIMTMDTVSSCVPRAEGELDKFTELVPDFNTGNIFKADYDGTTDKGNTAAAAVITANPQIKKWIVTGANEEGCIGAARALESAGLDGEACVVGLGAYMSKDEWNNKGAEGTCVKASAYFSAESVGAGSVKVLLDLINGKEVEKEIAVDAIVVTPETYKEVMGSYAE
- a CDS encoding sugar ABC transporter ATP-binding protein, whose amino-acid sequence is MGHVLEFKNISKYFPGVKALDQICFQSFGGEVLAFLGENGAGKSTLLKVLNGDYQPTEGEYLLDGVQKHFNTPHEAIQEGISVIYQERQILLELSVSENIFLGRMPANRLGVIDTAKANKMTQKIIDEFGLPIAPAAKVKDLSIAYQQMVEIMKAYSRENLKVICFDEPTASLSDSEIESLFRIIEKLKEQGKIIIYVSHRMSEIQRIADKVAIFKDGRYVDTVITKEIEEKKLIKMMVGRDLGDIFKSLDRNKQIGDVLLEIKDVSSDYVKKASFTLRKGEVLGFSGLVGAGRTELMRAIIGADKLRTGEIYLEGKKITNHSPKEAVENGIVLVPEDRKLQGILSNLSVSGNVNISLLDKNSNRFGVIDTKKEKEKVEKSIKDFRIKTPSPDKKIVELSGGNQQKCIVARWIVTNPKVLILDEPTKGIDVGAKSEFYHMICEFAKQGFGVILISSELPEVIGLSDRIIVMKSLRISGEVSREEATEDELLRLGMIGE
- the treB gene encoding PTS trehalose transporter subunit IIBC — translated: MDLNEQVKQIINAVGGLPNITSATHCVTRLRFILKDEKAVDTKELEKIEIVKGSFSANGQFQVIVGPGLVNKAYAALIKETGLKEASKEEVKQESNKKLHPVQRGVKVLADIFIPILPAIVAAGILMGLNNLLANPGIFYEQPVLEVHPGWAGISNMINVIASTSFSFLPALVGWSAVKKFGGNPVLGIVLGLILINPALMPGAQYARTPEEVQYWNILGLNIAKIGYQGQVIPILFSSFLLAKTEQFLSKRIPDMVQLIFVAPLTLLITGFFTFTIIGPVTMWFANLITNGVVGLFDISPVIAGVIFGAIVSPLVVTGMHHLFLGVNLQMIGALGYATLWPIQVMASLGQGAAALAIFFICKNKKMKGVAVSAAISAWLGITEPAIFGVNLRYRFPFIASMIGAGVAGGIVSFAGVKAGSIGISGLPAFLSVFTEYWGVYFLAMGTSIAITVVLTLVFSKMKIFEKQLQEE
- a CDS encoding ABC transporter permease — translated: MNKNERKIKQMKDGAAKRIMNGIGEDKLVLSAAIVVVFILFTSLNPNFLSMQNMINLLVAASLVGMVAVGHTYLIIAGQNDLSPGSLAAFSGVVVALLLNWGMPLPVAILLTLCSGAAVGLFNAWMVNKIKLEAFIATLVTQAIVRGFAYIICNGKPVAISNKSFILLGKLRILNIPLAVWCMILSFVIFGFILSKTRFGRSIYAIGGSTEAARLAGLNPQRMNTLCFIIIGLLTSLGGIIFSARMNSGQPSANINLEFDAITAVILGGVSFLGGVGSMGGTVLGVILIQAFNTGLIMVNVPSFWQYVARGALLLFALASDYIRKERREKELLAASMKSAS
- the treR gene encoding trehalose operon repressor, which codes for MNKYYDIYLDLVKDIKEKKYLPGDFLPVEMKLVEKYHVSRETVRKAQALLMENGLIQKKQGRGAIVLDINKLKFAGSGLVSFNEMQKKQHLKSETAILKNKRERISGELAKKLDLSKRTEVLSLERLRKINGEAIILDKDYLIAEIIPEIPSSAAQLSIYNYIEHDLGLNIGYANKEITIEPVTEEDKILLDIHNDTHVAVIRSEVYLEDTRFFQYHEARQRVDTFRFVDFARRKNLIDF